The genomic DNA CGCGTGGCGCTGGCCGTGACCCACCCGCGCTTCGACCCGGCCACGCTGGACAACGACCTGGCCCTGCTGCGGCTGGACCGGCCGGCGGCCATCGGCCGCGGCGTCCCGGCCACTGGCCCTGCCCCGCGCCTGCGCCCCGGCCGGAGGCCTCCTGCCTGCTGTCCGGCTGGGGGACGGTCACCACGCCGCAGGgtcggggacagggacacccccggggacagcggggggagACTGGGGAGACtggggaaattggggggaaattgggggaaattggggagaTTTGGGTGAAATTGGGGGAAactggggggaaattgggggggaaattgggggaaactggggagatttgggggaaattgggggaaattggggagaTGTGGATgaaattggggggaaattgggggggaaattggggagaTTTGGGTGAAATTGGGGAAActgggggaaattgggggggaaattgggggaaactggggagatttggggaaattgggggaaattggggagaTGTGGATgaaattggggggaaattggggggaaattggggagaTTTGGGTGAAAttgggggggaaattggggagaTTTGGGTGAAATTGGGGGGAATTGGGGGGAAATTGGAGGAAATTGGGGGAGATTTGGGTGAaattgggggaaattggggagaTTTGGGTGAAATTGGGGGGAATTGGGGAGATTCGGGTGAAATTGGGGGGAATTGGGGGGAAATTGGAGGAAATTGGGAGATTTGGGTGAaattgggggaaattggggagaTTTGGGTGAAATTGGGGGGAATTGGGGGGAAATTGAGGAAATTGGGGAGATTTGGGTGAaattgggggaaattggggagaTTTGGGTGAAATTGGGGGGAATTGGGGAGATTCGGGTGAAATTGGGGGAATTGGGGAAAATTGGAGGAAATTGGGGAGATTTGGGTGAAATTGGGGGAAACTGGGGAGATttggggaaattggggaaattGGGGAGATTTGGGTgaaattggggggaaattggaggaaatttgggggaaactGGGGGGGAATTGGAGGAAATttgggggggaaattgggggtgaattgggggaaatttgggggaaattttgggaaagtccgagggggaaatttgggggtgaattgggggaaattttgggggtcAGTTGCGGGAAGATTGGGGGGGAAAGTCgagggggaaatttgggggtgaattgggggaaattttgggggtgAATTGCGGGAAGATTGGGGGGGAAAGTCgagggggaaatttgggatgaaccggggggaaatttggggggaattttggggggaatcGGGGAGAAactggggggaatttgggggtgaACTGGGGGGAACTTTTGGGGGAAATTCTGGGGGTGAACCGAGGTGAATCTGGGGGGAATTTGGGTGCGAGTGAGCGGTGTGTGACCCCGCAGTGACCCTGCCGAACCGCCTGATCTGCGCCTACGTGCAGGTGCTGTCGGACGCCGCGTGCCGCCGCGCGTACCCGCAGCGCATCACGCCCAGCATGCTCTGCGCCGGCGTCCGCAACCGCCGCGTCGACTCCTGCCAGGTGAGCCCCGAGCCCCAGCCCCggagccgcccccgccgcgccgaAATCTGGCCAAAATCCGGCCAAAATATGACCAAAGTCTGGCCAAAATCCGGCCAAAATCTGACCAAAGTCTGGCCGAAATCTGGCCAAAATATGACCAAAGTCTGGCCAAAATCCGGCCAAAATATGACCAAAGTCTGGCCAAAATCTGGCCAAAATCTGACCAAAGTCTGGCCAAAATCCGGCCAAAATCTGACCAAAATCTGACCAAAATCCactgacccctgagtgacccctgaccccagagtgacccctgagtgaccccttGGCACCTGAGTGACCCAGAGTGACTCCTAACCCGAGTGaccccagagtgaccccagagtgaccccctgacccctgagtgaccccagAGTGACTCCTAACCCGAGTGaccccagagtgaccccagagtgaccccctgacccctgagtgaccccagAGTGACCCCTGCCCCCCGGTCCGCAGGGTGACTCCGGGGGTCCCCTCTCCTGCAATGggaccctgagtgaccactgagtcACCCCCTGACCccagagtgaccactgagtgaccccctgacccctgagtgaccccagagtgaccccagagtgaccccagaGTGACCCCTGTCCCCCGTGTCCGCAGGGTGACTCTGGGGGTCCCCTCTCCTGCAACGGGACCCTCCAGGGCGTCGTCTCCTGGGGGCTGCAGACCTGCGCCCTGCCCGGCCACCCCGGCGTCTACACCAAGGTGTGCGAGTTCGTGTCCTGGATCCAGGACACCATGGACAGCACCtagggacattggggacaccttggggacaccttggggacacctcagggacattggggacatggggacatggggacaccttggggacatggggacatggggacaccatggACAGGACATAGGGACACctcggggacatggggacaccttggggacacctcggggacatggggatgaGGGACACCAGGGTCACACCAGGGTCACACCAAGGTGTGCGAGTTCGTGTCCTGGATCCAGGACACCATGGACAGCACCtagggacattggggacaccttggggacattggggacattggggacatggggacatggggacacctcggggacatggggacacagacatggggacaccagggtCACAGCAAGGTGTGCGAGTTCGTGTCCTGGATCCAGGACACCATGGACAGCACctagggacatggggacattggggacattggggacattggggacacctcggggacattggggacacagacatggggacagcagggtcaCACCAGGGTCACACCAGGGTCACTCCAAGGTGTGCGAGTTCGTGTCCTGGATCCAGGACACCATGGACAGGATGtagggacattggggacaccttgAGGACACctcggggacattggggacattggggacattggggacatggggacatggggacacctcggggacatggggatgaGGGACACCAGGGTCACACCAGGGTCACACCAAGGTGTGCGAGTTCGTGTCCTGGATCCAGGACACCATGGACAGCACCtagggacaccttggggacaccttggggacatggggacaccttggggacatggggacacagacatggggacagcagggtcaCACCAAGGTGTGCGAGTTCGTGTCCTGGATCCAGGACACCATGGACAGGATGtagggacattggggacaccttggggacattgggacatggggacacctcagggacactttggggacattggggacacctcggggacacggggacgggGGACACCAGGGTCACACGTGGCTGCGTCTCGACCTGCGGCGGCTCCGGGACGCCGCGGACGCCGCCCAGGGGACCTCGGGGACACCTCGGGGACGCGGCGGTGACGCCGCAGCGGGGGACGTTCGGGACACGGCGACGGCGCCGGGGCCACCGCGGCGCGGATTTGGGGTCAGAAGCAATAAACTGGGGACGATCGCGGCCTCGGGTCCATCTCcggtgtccccaaccccccccggCGTCCCCTCCCCCGATCCCCGTGGcgattttggggcattttcccAGAATTTCGTTTATTGAGGCACTTGCGGAgctggggggggaggggaggagatcCCGGAGTGTTTGGCCACGCCCACCTGGCGGAGGAGCCAATGGGAGGAGGGCAGGTGGGGGTGGGGCCAATCAGGGGCCGCGAACCCGAGCGGGGTCAAGGAAAGGTCACCCAAGGTCAAcacaacccaacccaaccaaaGGTTgaccaaccaaacccaacccaacccaaggTCAACCAAGatcaacccaacccaacccaacccaaggtcaacccaacccaacccaatgtCAACCAATCAAACCCAACCCAAGAtcaacccaacccaactcaaGGTCACCCAAGGTCAACCCAACTCAATCCAAGCCAAGCCAAAAGTCAACCCAATCCAACCAAACTCAACTCAACCCAAGGTGCAACCAACCCAAcaccaacccaacccaacccaacatCGGCCAAGGTCAACTCAACCCAATTCAGAGTCAACCCAACCCGAAGTCCACCCAACCCAACTCAAAGCCAAGAttaacccaacccaacccaacctcAACTCAACCAATGGTCAGCAAAGTCGAAGCGAGCCAATGAGCAGCTCAAATCAAGACTGGACAATCGATGGTCAAAGTCAAGACCAACCCAATGGTCATCTCAAGATCAAGGCCAACCCAGTGGTCAACCCAATTAACCGTTAATCAATCAAGACCAACCCAACGGTCGCCTCCGTTAACGGTCAGCGGAATCAAGGCTAACGGTCAGCACGAGTCAAGGCCAAGCCGCGCCAAGTCAAGGTCAACCAAGCGCTGGTCAAGCTCAAGAGCAAGCCGGGTGATGGTCAGCCAAACCCAGTCCAAACCCACCCGAGACCAACCCAACGTGACCCCAAAGGTCCACCCAAGTCAAGACCAACCAACGGCCAACCTGACCCAGCCGATGGTCACCGCAAGACCAATCCGGCCAATGGTCAGCGCGCGGTCAGGGCCAGCCCAGGGGTCAATCTCGGGCCAAGCCAAGTCACGGTCAACTCAACCGAGGGTCGGCCAAAGTAACACCGAGGCAACGGTCAAGCCAAGACCAACCAAGGGTCAAGCCAAGGTCAACCAATGGTCAAGCCAAGGTCAACCAATGGTCAGTGAAGTCAAAAGTCAACCCAAGACTGGCCGATGGTCACCAAAGTCAAGGTCAACCAACCAATGGTCAACACCAACCCGAGACCAACCCACGCCAAGGTCGAGCTGAGATCAAAGTCCCCAATGGCCAAGTGAAGACCAAGCCACGGTCAATGAAGTCAAGATCAATCATCCCATGGTCAAGGCCGGTCCAAACCAACGGCAAGGTCAGCCAGAGGTCAACCCAGACCCGCCCAATGGTCAGCGAGGGAAAGAGCAACCCACCCGTGGCCGAGACCGACCCGAAGTCAAGACTAACCCATGGCCAAGAGCAACCCAAAGTCAAGACCAAGCTCTGGTCAAGACCAATCTAAAGTCAAGACCAACTCATAGCCAAGACCAACCCATTGGCCAAGACCAAACCAAAGTCAAGACCAACCCAAGTCAAGACCAAGCTGTGGCCAAGACCAATTTAAAGTCAAGACT from Vidua macroura isolate BioBank_ID:100142 unplaced genomic scaffold, ASM2450914v1 whyUn_scaffold_213, whole genome shotgun sequence includes the following:
- the LOC128802918 gene encoding LOW QUALITY PROTEIN: kallikrein-14-like (The sequence of the model RefSeq protein was modified relative to this genomic sequence to represent the inferred CDS: deleted 2 bases in 1 codon), which produces WWPRCHAGWQCPRAGASPAVPPSVPPAGATVCQPPPCPPGQRVTCEPQDGEDVRVIGGYPCLPLSQPWQVLLYGPLRCGGVLLRPLWVLTAAHCAKRGLRVRLGEDDLTRREGTEQERRVALAVTHPRFDPATLDNDLALLRLDRPAHRPRRPGHWPCPAPAPRPEASCLLSGWGTVTTPQVTLPNRLICAYVQVLSDAACRRAYPQRITPSMLCAGVRNRRVDSCQGDSGGPLSCNGTLQGVVSWGLQTCALPGHPGVYTKVCEFVSWIQDTMDST